The stretch of DNA GGTGAAAAATTTAACCTGAAATTCCCTTGTCTTTGAAAATAAAAAATACAGCTCCTACCATGCAAAGCGCTGCCCATAGATAATCCAAAGAAAGTTTTTCCTTCATGTAAAATATTGCAAACGGAAAAAAAATAGTTAGCGTAATCACTTCTTGAATGATCTTTAGTTGTGCAAGATTCATAACACTGTGTCCGATTCTGTTTGCAGGGACTTGCAAGAGGTATTCAAAAAATGCGATTCCCCAACTTGCAAACACAGCAATGAGCCAGTGTTTATCGGAAAGGCCTTTCAAATGGCCGTACCAAGCAAAAGTCATAAAAATATTACTACAGCACAATAGTAAAATTGTAGATAGAGATGGATTCATATATTGTTTACTCTTTTGTTCCAATAATTTTATCGGTATTTTAAAATCAAATTAGAATTACCGTAATTTTCACAAGGGGAACGATAGACGAATCGAACTGCAAATAAAAAAACCTTGAAAGTGGAAGTCAGTAACCATGAAAATGGATTTTAGCGAACTGATGATTTTTTGGGAAAGAATCGTTTTGTTTAAAAATTTTAGAAACAGGAAAAGAAAGTGA from Leptospiraceae bacterium encodes:
- a CDS encoding DMT family protein, giving the protein MNPSLSTILLLCCSNIFMTFAWYGHLKGLSDKHWLIAVFASWGIAFFEYLLQVPANRIGHSVMNLAQLKIIQEVITLTIFFPFAIFYMKEKLSLDYLWAALCMVGAVFFIFKDKGISG